In Stenotrophomonas sp. ESTM1D_MKCIP4_1, a single genomic region encodes these proteins:
- a CDS encoding dipeptidase, which translates to MPSLRQLSVVLALALCAPLSAHAIEFSAQELARAKALQQRLLTLDSHLDTPANFGRAGFDIEQRHAHNALSQVDYPRMVEGALDGGFWAIYTDQGDRSATAHLAERDHGLQRLLEIRQMLAANPERFALALTADDAARIKAAGKRVVYISMENASPLVEDPSLLSFYHRAGLRLLSTVHFANNEFADSATDPKGPEWNGLSPAGKDLVRAAVKLGIVIDQSHASDAVFDDLLAMMPVPFVLSHSSAKAVYNHPRNLDDARLRALAKAGGVIQVNAYGGYLIDTGKTPERKQAEEALSRKLGSWEGMTIAQGVALQQAEQALDHEHPVRHASLDDFFAHFEHILTVVGPEHVGIGLDWDGGGGLSDLPDVSQLPKITAWLLRKGYNEQQITAIWGGNLLRVMRQAQEYAAKQGR; encoded by the coding sequence ATGCCATCGTTGCGTCAGCTGTCCGTCGTGCTTGCATTGGCGCTGTGCGCGCCGCTGTCCGCCCACGCCATCGAGTTCAGCGCGCAGGAACTGGCCCGCGCCAAGGCGCTGCAGCAGCGGCTGCTGACCCTGGACAGCCACCTGGATACGCCGGCCAACTTCGGCCGCGCCGGCTTCGACATCGAACAACGCCACGCGCACAACGCGCTTTCGCAGGTGGACTACCCGCGCATGGTGGAAGGCGCGCTGGACGGCGGTTTCTGGGCGATCTACACCGACCAGGGCGATCGCAGTGCAACGGCGCACCTGGCCGAGCGCGACCACGGCCTGCAGCGCCTGCTGGAGATCCGCCAGATGCTGGCCGCCAACCCCGAGCGCTTTGCGCTTGCGCTGACCGCCGATGATGCGGCGCGGATCAAGGCTGCCGGCAAGCGCGTGGTCTACATCAGCATGGAAAACGCCAGCCCGCTGGTGGAAGACCCCAGCCTGCTCTCGTTCTACCATCGCGCTGGCCTGCGCCTGCTCAGCACGGTGCATTTTGCCAACAACGAATTCGCCGATTCGGCCACCGACCCCAAAGGCCCCGAATGGAATGGCCTGAGCCCGGCAGGCAAGGATCTGGTGCGGGCTGCGGTGAAGCTGGGCATCGTCATTGACCAGTCGCACGCCTCCGATGCCGTGTTCGATGATCTGCTGGCGATGATGCCGGTGCCGTTCGTGCTGTCGCACAGTTCGGCCAAGGCGGTCTACAACCACCCACGCAACCTGGACGATGCGCGCCTGCGCGCGCTGGCCAAGGCGGGCGGCGTGATCCAGGTGAACGCCTATGGCGGTTACCTGATCGACACCGGCAAAACGCCCGAACGGAAGCAGGCCGAGGAGGCGCTGAGCAGGAAGCTGGGCAGCTGGGAAGGCATGACCATCGCCCAGGGCGTGGCCCTGCAGCAGGCCGAGCAGGCGCTGGACCACGAACACCCGGTACGCCATGCCAGCCTGGATGACTTCTTCGCCCACTTCGAGCACATCCTCACCGTGGTCGGTCCCGAGCACGTGGGCATCGGTCTGGACTGGGATGGTGGCGGTGGGCTGAGCGATCTGCCCGATGTCAGCCAGCTGCCGAAGATCACCGCATGGCTGCTGCGCAAGGGCTACAACGAGCAGCAGATCACCGCCATCTGGGGCGGCAACCTGCTGCGGGTGATGCGCCAGGCGCAGGAGTACGCGGCAAAGCAGGGCCGGTGA
- a CDS encoding class I SAM-dependent rRNA methyltransferase — MNTPLPVVRLKNAWRSSHPWIFQKLVEKPTVRPKPGSIVDVVGIDGEFIGRGFYNGHSRIAVRILETDQNVPVDAGWFSRKIAQAVELRRGVLKLDAVSDAWRVVHSEGDGLSGLVVDRYGDLVVVEFFAAGMFRHREWIYDALREQFPGCRFHSFADEHVQKQESFDFHGNTTTEASVITEYGIKFRADPAGAHKTGFFADQRENREWLSQQVEGKSVLDLCCNTGGFAVYAAARGASEVVGIDIDEDVIQIAKGNSRLNNVRPKFIQSDIFPWLRDAANRGEQYDVVILDPAKMTRDRDQVITALKKYLDMNKLALGVVKPGGLFATFSCTGLVAEDQFLDMLRRAAYFSGRTIQILKVAGAGPDHPFMAHVQESRYLKAVFCRVVD, encoded by the coding sequence ATGAATACCCCCCTTCCCGTTGTCCGCCTCAAGAACGCGTGGCGCTCCAGCCACCCGTGGATCTTCCAGAAACTGGTCGAGAAGCCGACCGTCCGGCCCAAGCCCGGTTCCATCGTCGACGTGGTCGGTATCGATGGCGAGTTCATCGGCCGTGGCTTCTACAACGGGCACTCGCGCATCGCCGTGCGCATTCTCGAAACCGACCAGAACGTGCCGGTCGATGCCGGCTGGTTCTCGCGCAAAATCGCCCAGGCGGTCGAACTGCGCCGCGGCGTGCTGAAGCTCGATGCGGTGTCCGACGCCTGGCGCGTGGTGCACAGCGAAGGCGACGGCCTGTCCGGCCTGGTGGTGGACCGCTACGGCGACCTGGTGGTGGTCGAGTTCTTCGCTGCCGGCATGTTCCGCCACCGCGAGTGGATCTACGACGCCCTGCGCGAACAGTTCCCGGGCTGCCGTTTCCACAGCTTCGCCGACGAACACGTGCAGAAGCAGGAAAGCTTCGACTTCCACGGCAACACCACCACCGAAGCGTCGGTGATCACCGAGTACGGCATCAAGTTCCGCGCCGACCCGGCCGGTGCGCACAAGACCGGCTTCTTCGCCGACCAGCGCGAAAACCGCGAGTGGCTGAGCCAGCAGGTGGAAGGCAAGAGCGTGCTCGACCTGTGCTGCAACACCGGCGGTTTCGCCGTGTACGCGGCGGCACGTGGCGCTTCGGAAGTGGTCGGCATCGACATCGATGAAGACGTCATCCAGATCGCCAAGGGCAATTCGCGCCTGAACAACGTGCGCCCGAAGTTCATCCAGTCCGATATCTTCCCGTGGCTGCGCGATGCCGCCAACCGCGGTGAACAGTACGACGTGGTGATCCTGGACCCGGCGAAGATGACCCGCGACCGCGACCAGGTGATCACCGCGCTGAAGAAGTACCTGGACATGAACAAGCTGGCGCTGGGCGTGGTCAAGCCGGGCGGCCTGTTTGCCACGTTCTCGTGCACCGGCCTGGTGGCCGAGGATCAGTTCCTGGACATGCTGCGCCGCGCGGCCTATTTCTCCGGCCGTACGATCCAGATCCTGAAGGTGGCGGGTGCCGGTCCGGACCATCCGTTCATGGCCCATGTGCAGGAATCGCGCTACCTGAAGGCCGTGTTCTGCCGCGTGGTTGATTGA
- a CDS encoding TerC family protein, whose amino-acid sequence MQTIGNVWMWGGFVAVVIIALLVDLVLMRHGGPHKVTFKEALWWSIGWVALALLFNAGLWFYLSETAGQVVANKVGLEFLTGYLVEKALAVDNIFVFLMIMSYFAVPEEQRQKVLIIGILGAIVLRTIMIFAGSVLISQFHWLLYVFGAFLLFTGWKMWFAAGQEPDLETNPALRWMRKHLRLLPGYEGNALSVKRDGVRWFTPLFAVLILIAVTDVIFAVDSIPAIFAITTDPFIVLTSNVFAVLGLRAMFFLLAGMADRFHLLPYGLALVLGFIGIKMMIIDLFKIPTPVSLGVVAAIIAATVVLSLKYPPKEDAGQA is encoded by the coding sequence ATGCAGACGATCGGTAATGTGTGGATGTGGGGCGGCTTCGTGGCGGTGGTCATCATCGCCCTGCTTGTCGACCTGGTGTTGATGCGTCACGGCGGACCGCACAAGGTCACCTTCAAGGAAGCCCTGTGGTGGTCCATCGGCTGGGTCGCGCTGGCCCTGCTCTTCAATGCGGGCCTGTGGTTCTACCTCAGCGAGACCGCGGGCCAGGTCGTGGCCAACAAGGTCGGCCTGGAATTCCTGACCGGCTACCTGGTCGAGAAGGCCCTGGCGGTGGACAACATCTTTGTCTTCCTGATGATCATGAGCTACTTCGCGGTGCCGGAGGAACAGCGCCAGAAGGTGCTGATCATCGGCATCCTGGGTGCGATCGTGCTGCGTACGATCATGATTTTCGCCGGCAGCGTGCTGATCAGCCAGTTCCATTGGCTGCTCTACGTGTTTGGCGCCTTCCTGCTCTTCACCGGCTGGAAGATGTGGTTCGCCGCCGGCCAGGAACCCGACCTGGAGACCAACCCGGCCCTGCGCTGGATGCGCAAGCACCTGCGCCTTCTGCCCGGCTATGAAGGCAATGCGCTGAGCGTGAAGCGCGACGGCGTGCGCTGGTTCACCCCGCTGTTCGCGGTGCTGATCCTGATCGCGGTGACCGACGTGATCTTCGCGGTGGACAGCATCCCGGCCATCTTCGCCATCACCACCGACCCGTTCATCGTGCTGACCTCCAACGTCTTCGCGGTGCTGGGCCTGCGTGCGATGTTCTTCCTGCTGGCTGGCATGGCCGACCGCTTCCACCTGCTGCCGTACGGCCTTGCGCTGGTGCTGGGCTTCATCGGCATCAAGATGATGATCATCGACCTGTTCAAGATCCCGACCCCGGTGTCGCTGGGCGTGGTCGCAGCGATCATCGCCGCGACCGTGGTGCTCAGCCTGAAGTACCCGCCGAAGGAAGACGCCGGCCAGGCGTGA
- a CDS encoding rhomboid family intramembrane serine protease → MDNNTPLPAGDVPAPRNDRMRILRAFNVSLAAVLVLVAVFALQGSFDWRPWAVAPLEAKGLLGLIGGPMLHASVEHIAANGFAILILGTLAGSVYPKATVRALPLLWLGSGIGAWMLGNPGSVHLGASGVTHGLMFLLASLGLLRRDRAAIATGLIGMLFYGGMLMTILPHADGVSWQSHMGGAFAGIIAALLFRNADPMAPRPHYSWEDEDEDVQPLADDELEPPSPRRVPVLWQPREGQDYVVIPFRRPDEPRG, encoded by the coding sequence ATGGACAACAACACGCCCCTGCCCGCCGGTGACGTGCCGGCCCCCCGCAACGACCGCATGCGCATCCTGCGGGCGTTCAATGTCAGCCTGGCCGCCGTGCTGGTGCTGGTGGCCGTGTTCGCCCTGCAGGGCAGCTTCGACTGGCGGCCCTGGGCCGTGGCGCCGTTGGAAGCCAAGGGCCTGCTGGGCCTGATCGGCGGGCCGATGCTGCACGCTTCGGTCGAGCACATCGCCGCCAATGGCTTTGCAATCCTGATCCTGGGCACTCTGGCCGGCAGCGTGTACCCGAAGGCCACCGTGCGTGCCCTGCCCCTGCTGTGGCTGGGTTCGGGCATCGGCGCGTGGATGCTGGGCAACCCCGGCAGCGTGCACCTGGGCGCCAGCGGCGTCACCCACGGCCTGATGTTCCTGCTGGCCAGCCTGGGCCTGCTGCGCCGCGACCGCGCGGCCATTGCCACCGGCCTGATCGGCATGCTGTTCTACGGCGGCATGCTGATGACCATCCTGCCGCATGCCGACGGCGTGTCCTGGCAATCGCACATGGGCGGCGCCTTCGCCGGCATCATTGCCGCGCTGCTGTTCCGCAATGCCGACCCGATGGCGCCGCGCCCGCACTACAGCTGGGAGGACGAGGATGAAGATGTCCAGCCGTTGGCCGACGACGAGCTTGAGCCGCCTTCGCCGCGCCGCGTGCCGGTGCTGTGGCAGCCCCGCGAGGGGCAGGATTACGTGGTGATCCCGTTCCGCCGGCCGGACGAGCCGCGCGGTTGA
- a CDS encoding glycerophosphodiester phosphodiesterase gives MKSWGCALLLSLAVAPSVVMSAESSTPTAPKALVYGHRGASALLPEHTLAAYAQAITDGADYIEPDLVMTKDGVLVARHENEIGGTTDVAEHKEFAKRKTTKVIDGERVTGWFTEDFTLAELKTLYTRERLPELRSTAFDGQFRIATLDEILAFLVQQAGRANRGIGLVPEIKHPTYFQSIGLPMEDKVLAALRGNAYTAVAPVTIQSFETANLRYLRGRIGRDSNIRLLQLLWKGDARPADVAKAGGTLTYAQMMTPAGLKDIASYADGIGPELRSIIPLEANGALGTPTALVRDAHAAGLMVIPYTFRPENHFQASNLRKGADSARNPDGSIAEMRAYLATGIDAFFTDDPALGRQAVDGMGAAN, from the coding sequence GTGAAGTCGTGGGGTTGTGCGTTGCTGTTGTCGCTGGCCGTGGCACCATCGGTGGTCATGAGTGCTGAATCGTCCACCCCGACCGCGCCCAAGGCGCTGGTCTACGGCCATCGCGGCGCCAGCGCGCTGCTGCCCGAACACACCCTGGCCGCCTATGCGCAGGCCATCACCGATGGCGCTGACTACATCGAGCCCGACCTGGTGATGACCAAGGATGGTGTCCTCGTGGCCCGGCACGAGAACGAGATCGGTGGCACCACCGATGTGGCCGAGCACAAGGAATTCGCCAAGCGGAAGACCACCAAGGTGATCGACGGCGAGCGCGTGACCGGCTGGTTCACCGAAGACTTCACCCTGGCCGAGCTGAAGACCCTCTACACCCGCGAGCGCCTGCCGGAACTGCGCAGCACAGCGTTCGACGGCCAGTTCCGCATCGCCACCCTCGACGAGATCCTGGCCTTCCTGGTCCAGCAGGCGGGGCGTGCCAACCGAGGCATCGGGCTGGTGCCGGAGATCAAGCACCCGACGTACTTCCAGTCCATCGGCCTGCCAATGGAAGACAAGGTGCTGGCCGCGCTGCGCGGCAATGCCTACACCGCCGTCGCGCCGGTCACGATCCAGTCGTTCGAGACCGCCAACCTGCGCTACCTGCGCGGCAGGATCGGCCGTGACAGCAACATCCGCCTGCTGCAGCTGCTGTGGAAGGGCGATGCCCGCCCGGCAGATGTCGCCAAGGCTGGTGGCACGCTGACCTATGCGCAGATGATGACCCCGGCTGGGCTGAAAGACATCGCCAGCTACGCCGACGGCATCGGCCCGGAGCTGCGCTCGATCATCCCGCTGGAGGCCAACGGTGCGCTGGGCACGCCGACGGCGCTGGTGCGTGATGCACACGCGGCGGGCCTGATGGTGATCCCGTACACCTTCCGCCCGGAAAACCACTTCCAGGCCAGCAACCTGCGCAAGGGCGCCGACAGCGCGCGCAACCCGGACGGTTCGATTGCCGAGATGCGCGCCTATCTGGCCACTGGCATCGATGCATTCTTCACCGATGATCCGGCGCTGGGCCGGCAGGCGGTGGATGGCATGGGCGCAGCGAACTGA
- the mnmE gene encoding tRNA uridine-5-carboxymethylaminomethyl(34) synthesis GTPase MnmE, with protein MNDVTRTETIVAIASAAGAGGVGLLRLSGPRAAAIANALGAPSLRPRHAHYARLRDADGEVIDDGIVLWFPAPNSFTGEEVVELQGHGSPVLLQQLVARCIALGARQARPGEFSERAFLNGKLDLAQAEAIADLIAAGDNRAARAARRSMDGVFSRRIEAVVEQLVLLRIHVEAAIDFADEPLDTLGGAQVRRGLEQARADLALLRRDAERGRRLRDGLHAVLIGPPNAGKSSLLNALAGSERAIVTDIAGTTRDTLRETIRLDGLELTLVDTAGLRDGGDAIEREGMRRAHVEIERTDLALIVLDARDPAAGEAALGEAVAAVPHKVYIHNKSDLLDALPTLADPDRVFVSAATGAGLEELHARLRSIASAGAGEQVEGEFSARTRHVDAIERAQEHAQRADGELVHEHLELAAEELRLAHDALGEITGQMSADDLLGRIFSSFCIGK; from the coding sequence ATGAACGATGTGACCCGCACCGAGACCATCGTCGCCATCGCCAGTGCCGCCGGCGCGGGCGGTGTCGGATTGCTGCGCCTGTCCGGCCCGCGTGCGGCGGCGATTGCCAACGCGCTGGGCGCGCCCTCGCTGCGGCCGCGCCACGCGCACTACGCACGCCTGCGGGATGCCGACGGTGAGGTGATCGACGATGGCATCGTGCTGTGGTTCCCGGCCCCGAACAGCTTCACCGGCGAGGAAGTGGTGGAACTGCAGGGCCACGGCAGCCCCGTGCTGCTGCAGCAGCTGGTCGCGCGCTGCATCGCGCTCGGCGCGCGCCAGGCGCGACCGGGTGAGTTCAGTGAACGGGCCTTCCTCAACGGCAAGCTCGACCTGGCCCAGGCCGAGGCCATCGCCGACCTGATCGCGGCCGGTGACAACCGCGCTGCGCGCGCGGCTCGTCGCTCGATGGATGGCGTGTTCTCGCGCCGCATCGAAGCGGTGGTCGAACAGCTGGTGCTGCTGCGCATCCACGTGGAAGCGGCCATCGACTTCGCCGACGAACCGCTGGACACGCTCGGCGGCGCGCAGGTGCGGCGTGGGCTGGAACAGGCGCGCGCTGATCTTGCCTTGCTGCGCCGTGATGCCGAACGCGGCCGTCGCCTGCGCGACGGTCTGCACGCGGTGCTGATCGGCCCGCCCAATGCCGGCAAGAGTTCACTGTTGAATGCACTGGCCGGCAGCGAGCGTGCCATCGTCACCGACATCGCCGGCACCACCCGCGACACCCTGCGCGAGACCATCCGCCTGGATGGCCTGGAACTGACCCTGGTCGACACCGCCGGCCTGCGCGACGGCGGCGATGCCATCGAACGCGAAGGCATGCGCCGCGCCCACGTGGAAATCGAGCGCACCGACCTGGCGCTGATCGTGCTGGACGCGCGCGATCCCGCTGCCGGCGAAGCCGCGCTGGGCGAGGCAGTGGCCGCCGTGCCGCACAAGGTCTACATCCACAACAAGTCGGACCTGCTGGACGCGCTGCCGACGCTGGCCGACCCGGATCGCGTGTTCGTCTCGGCCGCCACCGGCGCGGGCCTGGAGGAATTGCACGCCCGCCTGCGCTCGATTGCCTCGGCCGGGGCAGGGGAGCAGGTGGAGGGTGAGTTCTCCGCCCGCACCCGCCATGTCGATGCGATTGAACGCGCGCAGGAACACGCACAGCGCGCCGATGGCGAGCTGGTGCACGAGCACCTGGAACTGGCGGCCGAAGAGCTGCGGTTGGCGCATGACGCGCTGGGCGAGATCACCGGGCAGATGAGTGCCGATGACCTGCTGGGCAGGATCTTCTCCAGCTTCTGCATCGGCAAATAG